The window CCCGTGTGGCTAGCGGAAGTTTGCTTCCCTTTAACGATCCCACGCTCTTTTTTGTGAATGCAGGGATGGTGCCTTTTAAAGATCTTTTTTTAGGCTTGGAAAAACGCGATTATACCCGCGCTACCAGTTCTCAAAAGTGCATGCGTGTTTCCGGTAAGCATAACGATTTGGAAAACGTAGGCCGTACCCCGCGCCATCACACCTTTTTTGAAATGCTCGGTAATTTTTCGTTTGGCGATTATTTTAAAAAAGATGCCATTTCGTTTGCGTGGGAGTTTCTCACTCAAGTAATCAAATTACCTGCCGAACCTTTATGGATAACGGTGTTTCGCGAAGATGACGAGGCCGAAAAGTTATGGACGGAAGTGGCCGGTGTTCCCAAAAATAAAATTGTTCGTTTGGATGAAGCCGATAATTTTTGGTCGATGGGGCCCACAGGTCCTTGCGGCCCTTGCAGTGAAATTCATGTTGATCTCCAGTTGTATTGGGGCACAGGTAAATCGGCCGGTAATCCTGGAACACATCCCGATGATTTCATGGAAATCTGGAACTTGGTTTTCATGCAATTTAACCGCGATGAAAGCGGCAAGATGACACCGCTTCCTAAGCCCTCTATTGATACCGGGATGGGGCTCGAACGTTTAGCCGCTGTGGTGCAAAAGAAGAAATCCAATTTCGAAACCGATTTGTTTTGGCCTGTGATGGAAGAAATTTTAAAAGTGGCCGGTAAAACTTATGGTAATAATTCCGAAGACGATGTGTCGGTGCGTGTAATTGCCGATCACTTGCGCGCGATGACTTTTCTTATTTCCGACGGTGTGCAACCCGCTAACGAAGGAAGAGGTTATGTATTACGCCGCATCATGCGTCGCGCCATCCGCCATGGTAAAATGTTAGGGCTCACCAAACCGTTTATTTTTCAAATTGCCGATATTCTTATTGAGCAAATGAAGAGTGCTTATCCCGAACTTTCTAAAAACAAGTCGTTTATCCAAAAGGTAATTCAAAACGAAGAGCAGAGCTTTCTTCAAACCTTAGATAAAGGTTTGGCGATGATTGGTGAAGAGTTTGCGCGTCTCACAAAGGAGAAAGAAAAAACCTTAAGTGGCGAACTGGCTTTTAAACTTTACGATACTTTTGGTTTTCCTATCGATCTCACACAAATTATTTCGGAAGAAAAAGGTTTTGTGGTGGATATGGAAGGTTTTAGTAAAGCCATGGACGAGCAGAAGGAACGGGCCCGTGCCAATTGGAAGGGGTCAGGCGAAGCCAAAGTAGAAGCCATTTATCATGAGCTTGCTAGTCAAAATAAAAAAACTAAGTTTTTAGGTTACGAAACACTGAATGCCGATGCAACGGTTCTTACTCTCATTGCCGACGGGAAAGTAGCGAGTGAAGCTGGCGAGGGTGATTTGGTAGAAGTGCTTGTGGATCAAACGCCGTTTTACGGTGAAGGTGGCGGGCAGGTAGGCGATGTTGGGTTTATTGAAGCGCCTACCGGTAAGGTAGAAGTGATTGATACACAAAAGCCCGTGGATGGTATTTTTGCGCATCGTGGAAAAGTAGTGGAAGGTAAAATTACCTCGGGCGCCAAAGTAAAAATGAAGGTTACCACGCCTACACGTCAGGCGATTATGAAAAATCACACGGCTACGCACATTATGCATGCGGCGCTGCGCGAAATTTTGGGTGATCACGTTAAACAGGCGGGATCAGTTGTAAAGCCGGATTATCTACGTTTTGATTTTAGCCATTTTGAACCTGTATCGCGCGAACAACTTGAAAAAATTGAAAACCGTGTAAACGAAGTGATTTTGGCTAATTATCCCGTCACAAAAGAAGAGTTGGGATATAAAGAAGCGATTGCCAAAGGCGCGCTCGCGTTTTTTGGTGATAAGTATGGCGATAAAGTGCGCATGGTGCAGATTGGGCCTTATTCTACCGAGCTTTGCGGTGGAACACATCTTAATGCCAGCGGTGAAATAGGATTATTTAAAATTACCTCTGAATCCTCGGTAGCCAGCGGTGTGCGTCGTATTGAAGCGGTCACTGGTTTTGGTGCGTTAAAAGAATTCCGTACAGCGACACATCGTTTAGGAGAGCTTGCCGAACTCGTTAAAGCTACGCCTCAAGAAATTGCGGGTCGTGTTAAAAAAATGAACGATAGAATTAAAGAGCTGAATAGTGAAATTGCAGCTCTTAAAACCAAGATGGCCAGTGGGGGCGGTGGTGGTAGTGATTACATGGACAAAGTAGAAACCATCAACGGTGTAAAATTTTTAGCTTTTGAAACGGATATTGATGACCCCAAACTCTTGCGTGAGTTTTCAGATACCGTAAAAAATCGCCTGCAAAGTGGTATTGCCGTCATTGCTGCTAAAGCGGGTGATAAAGTTTCTCTCATTGTTACCGTGAGTAAAGATTTAGCCGATAAATATCACGCCGGTAAAATCATAGGCGAGGTCGCTCAAGTTGTAGGCGGCAAAGGTGGTGGTCGGCCCGATATGGCGCAAGCTGGCGGGAGTGATCCTTCCAAAATTAACGAGGCCTTGGCTAAGGCTAAGTCTCTGATATAAGTCTGTTGCTTTAACGAAAGCTCTCCATTATCATAAGTTTATGCAGGATTTCAAAAAAACTGTAGGTAAACCTTCCGAAGTAAGCCCTCTTGAACGCGTGTATCAGCTCAATTTATTCATTAAAAAATTAAACAAAAAAATTAATACCGAGCCCAATGTTAAACCCATTCGAAAAATTGTTGGTCGGCCTCACAAAGGCTAACATCGATTACATCACCGTTGGCGGTATGGCCTGTGTGATGAATGGCCATGTGCGTGCTACTGAAGATGTTGATATTTTGGTAAAACGTGATTTGTCTAATCTTCAAAAATTACTCTCGTTTCTTTCTTCTTATGGCAACTGATTTAAACGGTATATTGATTCCTTTCCTTAATGCCGATGGTCTCATTTTACTTAAATCGGGCTCTGTTCGGGAAAAAGATAAATTAGACGTTTTGCATCTCTCACAATTAAAAAGTTAATAAAATTAAGCTCTTATGAGGATTTTCCGTTTTATTATTTTTTACCCATTTTTCTTATAATTCCCATCTTTCCCACACAACTTTTTAAAAGCTTTACCGATAACATACGCTCACGAGCTTTCTATTATAAATGGAGAATAAATTATGAAATTTAAAATTTTTACAGCGCTTAGTTTAATGACTACCTTTATTGCTTGCGGCGGCGGTGGTGGTGGTAGTGTAGATACGATAGATTTTGATACTCTTACTACTACTCAATCATTTGATGTGATCGATAAAACCGGTGGGCCAGCTAGTGCC is drawn from bacterium and contains these coding sequences:
- the alaS gene encoding alanine--tRNA ligase yields the protein MTLTGNEIREKFLSYFGSKKHARVASGSLLPFNDPTLFFVNAGMVPFKDLFLGLEKRDYTRATSSQKCMRVSGKHNDLENVGRTPRHHTFFEMLGNFSFGDYFKKDAISFAWEFLTQVIKLPAEPLWITVFREDDEAEKLWTEVAGVPKNKIVRLDEADNFWSMGPTGPCGPCSEIHVDLQLYWGTGKSAGNPGTHPDDFMEIWNLVFMQFNRDESGKMTPLPKPSIDTGMGLERLAAVVQKKKSNFETDLFWPVMEEILKVAGKTYGNNSEDDVSVRVIADHLRAMTFLISDGVQPANEGRGYVLRRIMRRAIRHGKMLGLTKPFIFQIADILIEQMKSAYPELSKNKSFIQKVIQNEEQSFLQTLDKGLAMIGEEFARLTKEKEKTLSGELAFKLYDTFGFPIDLTQIISEEKGFVVDMEGFSKAMDEQKERARANWKGSGEAKVEAIYHELASQNKKTKFLGYETLNADATVLTLIADGKVASEAGEGDLVEVLVDQTPFYGEGGGQVGDVGFIEAPTGKVEVIDTQKPVDGIFAHRGKVVEGKITSGAKVKMKVTTPTRQAIMKNHTATHIMHAALREILGDHVKQAGSVVKPDYLRFDFSHFEPVSREQLEKIENRVNEVILANYPVTKEELGYKEAIAKGALAFFGDKYGDKVRMVQIGPYSTELCGGTHLNASGEIGLFKITSESSVASGVRRIEAVTGFGALKEFRTATHRLGELAELVKATPQEIAGRVKKMNDRIKELNSEIAALKTKMASGGGGGSDYMDKVETINGVKFLAFETDIDDPKLLREFSDTVKNRLQSGIAVIAAKAGDKVSLIVTVSKDLADKYHAGKIIGEVAQVVGGKGGGRPDMAQAGGSDPSKINEALAKAKSLI